A DNA window from Akkermansiaceae bacterium contains the following coding sequences:
- a CDS encoding BatA domain-containing protein, which produces MAFLAPWFLAGLAALALPVLLHLRKNRPKKKVVFSSLMFLDATPPVTRRSSKLQDILLLLLRCLGLALLVIAFSRPFFRQKEKAAASGGDTVMNFLLIDTSASMRGQPLDGALAQAEKLIDSLPEDDWIAVAAYAEKLQPLLAPAASKDVVRGDRKSHARAMVDGIKPGWHAAKPEAAWTAAVAMAGEVAEGVPVRIHVFSDFKKGGAHEGLRGGDWPEGVSFVLHRIEQPEGWTNAGVQALAGGDHPRARITNAEGSAKSDFLLDWGQGSAPQPVSVPPGESAVMDAPEGVAGQGVVKLSGDGPAFDNESAWAPPVRPTARIRYIGADAATDSAGSLFFLTRAMQPTATYNVEIGDTATPDLTVASGPLGDAQIASIRTVLEAGGNVLLTLADAAGSSSLGRLIDGGVSGADEAAVGNFALLGEIDFGSSVFEPFADPRYSDFSGIRFWKHRVLPESWIAKGAVLARFDSGEPAWLRYEIGKGALHVLTTTWRPVDSQLALSTKFPPLLHALLSQSPALAVRAARYTVSQPVPLPEGVAEVVLPDGTKVPVEAGKAFIPTVPGLHVAAITGRRSSSSFETFAVQIDPAETELTPMSDADLKSLGLPLDATAASAGASTAGTGVSDAEQESRQRVGWWLLIAAAAAFLIETLLAARRSSGQTPTPVSA; this is translated from the coding sequence ATGGCCTTTCTCGCACCATGGTTCCTGGCTGGTCTGGCGGCGCTCGCGCTGCCGGTCCTGCTGCACCTGCGGAAGAACAGGCCGAAGAAGAAGGTCGTCTTCTCATCCCTCATGTTCCTGGATGCCACGCCGCCGGTCACGCGGCGCAGCTCGAAGCTCCAGGACATCCTTTTGCTCCTGCTGCGCTGCCTCGGCCTCGCCCTGCTGGTCATCGCCTTCTCCCGGCCATTCTTCCGGCAGAAGGAAAAGGCGGCTGCATCCGGCGGGGACACGGTGATGAATTTCCTGCTCATCGACACCAGCGCGAGCATGCGCGGCCAGCCGTTGGACGGTGCGCTGGCGCAGGCGGAGAAGTTGATCGACTCACTGCCGGAGGATGACTGGATCGCGGTGGCGGCCTATGCGGAGAAGCTGCAGCCGTTGCTCGCCCCCGCCGCGTCGAAGGACGTCGTGCGCGGTGACCGGAAGTCCCACGCCCGCGCCATGGTGGATGGCATCAAGCCCGGCTGGCACGCGGCGAAGCCGGAGGCGGCCTGGACCGCCGCCGTGGCGATGGCAGGGGAGGTGGCGGAGGGAGTGCCGGTTCGCATCCATGTCTTCAGCGATTTCAAGAAAGGCGGCGCGCACGAAGGCCTGCGCGGCGGCGATTGGCCGGAGGGTGTGTCATTTGTCCTCCACCGCATCGAACAGCCGGAAGGTTGGACGAATGCCGGCGTGCAGGCACTGGCGGGCGGTGACCACCCCCGCGCCCGCATCACGAACGCGGAAGGCTCCGCGAAGTCCGACTTCCTCCTCGACTGGGGCCAGGGTTCCGCCCCGCAGCCGGTTTCTGTTCCGCCCGGTGAATCCGCCGTGATGGACGCCCCGGAAGGCGTGGCGGGACAGGGTGTCGTGAAGCTTTCCGGAGATGGTCCCGCCTTCGACAACGAAAGCGCGTGGGCACCGCCAGTCCGGCCCACGGCACGCATCCGTTACATCGGCGCGGACGCCGCCACGGATTCCGCGGGCAGCTTGTTCTTCCTCACCCGGGCGATGCAGCCGACCGCCACGTATAACGTGGAGATCGGTGACACCGCCACGCCGGACCTCACCGTGGCGTCCGGTCCCCTCGGCGACGCGCAGATTGCCTCCATCCGCACCGTGCTGGAGGCGGGCGGGAATGTCCTGCTCACCCTGGCGGATGCGGCGGGATCCAGCTCGCTCGGCCGACTGATCGATGGCGGTGTCTCCGGGGCGGATGAGGCGGCGGTGGGGAACTTCGCGCTGCTGGGTGAGATCGACTTCGGCTCCAGCGTCTTCGAGCCGTTCGCGGATCCACGCTATTCGGACTTCAGCGGCATCCGTTTCTGGAAACACCGGGTGCTGCCGGAGTCATGGATCGCAAAGGGGGCGGTGCTCGCCCGCTTCGATTCCGGCGAGCCCGCGTGGCTGCGCTATGAGATCGGGAAAGGCGCGCTGCATGTCCTCACCACCACCTGGCGTCCGGTGGACAGCCAGCTCGCCCTGTCCACGAAGTTCCCGCCACTGCTGCACGCGTTGCTTTCCCAGTCACCCGCGTTGGCGGTCCGCGCCGCGCGATACACCGTCAGCCAGCCGGTACCGTTGCCGGAGGGCGTCGCGGAGGTGGTGCTTCCCGATGGTACGAAGGTTCCCGTAGAAGCGGGCAAGGCGTTCATCCCCACCGTCCCGGGTCTCCACGTGGCGGCGATCACCGGTCGCCGTTCTTCTTCTTCTTTCGAAACCTTTGCCGTCCAGATCGATCCCGCCGAGACGGAACTCACGCCCATGTCCGATGCGGATCTCAAGTCGCTGGGCCTGCCGCTGGATGCGACCGCAGCCTCCGCCGGTGCATCCACCGCAGGAACCGGGGTTTCCGATGCCGAGCAGGAAAGCCGCCAGCGCGTCGGTTGGTGGCTGCTCATCGCCGCCGCTGCGGCGTTCCTCATCGAGACCCTTCTCGCCGCACGCCGGTCATCCGGCCAAACCCCAACCCCGGTGAGCGCATGA